The sequence GACGTTCGAACCGTCGTGCAGATTCAACTGGGCCTGCCCGCCGGGGACGAGGGTAACGTCGTCGATCTTTCCCAGACGACTGTCGGCGGCGTCCTCGTCGATGGGCGTGAGCCCGAGGCGACCGCCCTCGTCGGGGAAGACACGGTAGTACTCCTCGCGGTCCGGGAACGCCATGATGTCGAACATCCCGATCGGCCGGTTGATGTCGTTGACGGTGTCACCGTTGACGAGTACGCCCTCGTGATGGATGGCGTATTTCGCCTCTTTGGCGGTGTCGGCGTATTCCAGGACGTCCCGCAGGACCACGACGAGCGGTACCCCGGCCTCACCGTGTGGGCCGGCACCGGCCTTCGCGGTGAAGGTCTCGGTCTTCCGCTCGACGGGCCAGGCTTTCGGAACGGAGAGTCGTTTCTGGTGTCGAGTCATTCTGTATCACCTTCGAGGCGCGTTTCCCGAACGGGATCGTCGAGGTCGAGGTCGGTGACGCGGAGGTTGCTCGCCTCGAGGGCGCGCGGAACCTCCTCGCCGTCGGCCGTCTCCAGGGTGACGTCTTCGACGAAGACGTCGGCGTCCTTGAGATCGACTTCGACGACTTCGCCCTCTTCGCCGGCGAAGTCGCCGCGCATGATCTCGACGGTGTCGCCCGCGTTGACGCGGACGTTGCGCTGT is a genomic window of Halanaeroarchaeum sulfurireducens containing:
- a CDS encoding 30S ribosomal protein S4e, whose amino-acid sequence is MTRHQKRLSVPKAWPVERKTETFTAKAGAGPHGEAGVPLVVVLRDVLEYADTAKEAKYAIHHEGVLVNGDTVNDINRPIGMFDIMAFPDREEYYRVFPDEGGRLGLTPIDEDAADSRLGKIDDVTLVPGGQAQLNLHDGSNVLVDEDGYSGNDSVVIDNETKDIVAHFVYEEGALVTAVAGQHAGDIGNVTEINVTPGSTDNTVAVETDDGSFETIEDYVVVIDENFVDDEEAET
- the rplX gene encoding 50S ribosomal protein L24, which produces MSEQPRKQRTRTDRAMLHERHDQVRAHLSESLREEYGQRNVRVNAGDTVEIMRGDFAGEEGEVVEVDLKDADVFVEDVTLETADGEEVPRALEASNLRVTDLDLDDPVRETRLEGDTE